The genomic segment CATCATCAAGAGCACGAAGGGCAGCGTGCCCCAGATCACCTCGCGCAGGGGAATATCAGGCGCGACGTTGCGGATGACGAAGATGTTGAGGCCGACCGGCGGATGGATCAGCCCCATCTCCATCACGATGGTCATGACCACGCCGAACCAGATGATGTCGAAGTTGGCGGCGCGGAGCGGCGGCAGGATGATCGGCGCCGTCATCAGGATGATCGAGACCGGCGGCAGGAAGAAGCCGAGCACCACGACCATGACGAGGATCGCGAACAGCAGCTCCCAGCGCGGCAAATGCATTGCGACGATGGCTTCGGCCACCGATTGCGAGATGTGCAGATAGCTCATCACGTAGGAATAGAGCAGCGACATGCCGATGATCATCATCAGCATGGTCGATTCCCGGATCGTCGACTTCATGATCGGGGCGAGGTCGCTCGGCCGCCACACGCTGTAGATTGCCGCGATCAGCGCCAGCGCCAGGAGGCCGCCGAGGCCCGCGGTTTCCGACGGCGTGGCGTAGCCGCCATAGAGCGCGACCATGACACCGGTGAGCAGCAGCACGAAGGGGATCACGCGCGGCAGCACGCTGAAGCGCTCGGCGAGCGTATATTCGTCGCGGGTGAGGATCGCAGCCTCCGGCCCGCCGTTCTTGTAGACCGCTTCGGCCGCCCTGTATTCCTGGCGGAAGCGGATCACGGCATAGGCGCCGAACAGCGTGACCAGCAGCAGGCCCGGTCCGATGCCGGCGAGGAACAACCGCCCGAGCGACTTTTCGGCGGCGACCGCGAACAGGATCATGGTGATCGAGGGCGGAAGCAGGATGCCGAGTGTGCCGCCGGCGGCGATGATCCCAGCGGCGAAGCCGCCGGAGTAGCCGCGCTTGCGCATCTCGGGGATACCGGCCGAGCCGATCGCCGAGCAGGTCGCGGGCGAAGATCCCGCCATTGCCGCAAACAGCGCGCAGGCGAACACGTTGGCGACGCCGAGGCCGCCGGGCACGCGATGCAGCCAGGCGTGCAACGCCGAATAGAGATCCTGGCCCGCGCGCGACTTGCCGATCGCCGCGCCCTTCAGGATGAAGAGCGGGATCGACAGCAGCGTGATCGAGGCCATCTCCTCGTAGACGTTCTGTGTCACCGTATCGAGCGAGGCCGAGGGCATGTAGATGCCCATGAACACGACCGCGACCGCG from the Bradyrhizobium sp. WBAH42 genome contains:
- a CDS encoding TRAP transporter large permease; translated protein: MSVFGIGLAYGIATLLVMFSGMPIAFALGAVAVVFMGIYMPSASLDTVTQNVYEEMASITLLSIPLFILKGAAIGKSRAGQDLYSALHAWLHRVPGGLGVANVFACALFAAMAGSSPATCSAIGSAGIPEMRKRGYSGGFAAGIIAAGGTLGILLPPSITMILFAVAAEKSLGRLFLAGIGPGLLLVTLFGAYAVIRFRQEYRAAEAVYKNGGPEAAILTRDEYTLAERFSVLPRVIPFVLLLTGVMVALYGGYATPSETAGLGGLLALALIAAIYSVWRPSDLAPIMKSTIRESTMLMMIIGMSLLYSYVMSYLHISQSVAEAIVAMHLPRWELLFAILVMVVVLGFFLPPVSIILMTAPIILPPLRAANFDIIWFGVVMTIVMEMGLIHPPVGLNIFVIRNVAPDIPLREVIWGTLPFVLLMMLAVLLLCFVPGISTWLPDLVMGPDGSR